From the genome of Streptomyces sp. V1I1, one region includes:
- the ilvN gene encoding acetolactate synthase small subunit, translating into MSKHTLSVLVENTPGILARIAALFSRRGFNIDSLAVGVTEHPDISRITIVVNVEDLPLEQVTKQLNKLVNVLKIVELEPGGAIQRELVLVKVRADNETRSQIVEIVQLFRAKTVDVSPEAVTIEATGSSDKLEAMLKMLEQFGIKELVQSGTIAIGRGARSITDRSLRALDRSA; encoded by the coding sequence ATGTCCAAGCACACGCTCTCCGTCCTGGTGGAGAACACGCCCGGCATCCTCGCCCGGATCGCCGCCCTGTTCTCCCGCCGCGGCTTCAACATCGACTCGCTCGCCGTCGGTGTCACCGAGCACCCCGACATCTCCCGCATCACCATCGTGGTCAATGTCGAGGACCTGCCGCTGGAGCAGGTGACCAAGCAGCTCAACAAGCTGGTCAACGTTCTGAAGATCGTCGAACTCGAGCCCGGCGGCGCGATCCAGCGCGAGCTCGTGCTGGTGAAGGTCCGCGCGGACAACGAGACCCGCTCCCAGATCGTCGAGATCGTCCAGCTCTTCCGCGCCAAGACCGTGGACGTCTCGCCCGAGGCGGTCACCATCGAGGCCACCGGTTCGAGTGACAAGCTCGAAGCGATGCTGAAGATGCTGGAGCAGTTCGGCATCAAGGAGCTTGTCCAGTCGGGCACGATCGCCATAGGGCGCGGCGCCCGGTCCATCACGGACCGGTCCCTGCGGGCCCTCGACCGTTCCGCCTAG
- a CDS encoding acetolactate synthase large subunit, translating to MPMTEQATGAHHPQPRARTGGHTAAVEHVTGAQSLIRSLEEVGADTVFGIPGGAILPAYDPMMDSTKVRHVLVRHEQGAGHAATGYAQATGKVGVCMATSGPGATNLVTPIADAHMDSVPLVAITGQVSSKAIGTDAFQEADIVGITMPITKHNFLVTKADDIPRTIAEAFHIASTGRPGPVLVDIAKDALQAQTTFSWPPQQDLPGYRPVTKPHAKQIREAAKLIVQARRPVLYVGGGVIKAGATAELKVLAELTGAPVTTTLMALGSFPDSHPLHVGMPGMHGAVTAVTALQKADLIVALGARFDDRVTGKLDSFAPYAKIVHADIDPAEIGKNRTADVPIVGDAREVIADLVQAVQAEHSEGHTGDYSAWWKDLSRWRETYPLGYDQPDDGSLSPQQVIQRIGQLAPENTIYAAGVGQHQMWAAHFIDYEKPATWLNSGGAGTMGYAVPAAMGAKAGMPDRTVWAIDGDGCFQMTNQELTTCALNNIPIKVAIINNGALGMVRQWQTLFYNQRYSSTVLHADDTGHHVAGSQVGASTTARQGTRVPDFVKLSEAMGCYALRCESPDDLDKVIAEANAINDRPVVIDFIVHEDAQVWPMVAAGTSNDEVMAARGVRPDFGDNEDD from the coding sequence ATGCCGATGACCGAGCAGGCCACCGGGGCCCACCATCCGCAGCCGCGGGCCCGTACCGGCGGACACACCGCTGCAGTTGAGCACGTCACGGGCGCGCAGTCCCTCATCCGTTCTCTCGAGGAAGTGGGGGCCGACACGGTGTTCGGCATCCCCGGCGGCGCCATCCTCCCCGCGTACGACCCGATGATGGACTCCACCAAGGTCCGCCACGTCCTGGTCCGCCACGAGCAGGGCGCCGGCCACGCGGCGACCGGCTACGCCCAGGCCACCGGCAAGGTCGGCGTCTGTATGGCGACCTCGGGCCCCGGCGCCACCAACCTGGTCACCCCGATCGCCGACGCGCACATGGATTCCGTGCCGCTGGTCGCGATCACCGGCCAGGTCTCCTCCAAGGCGATCGGCACGGACGCCTTCCAGGAGGCGGACATCGTCGGCATCACGATGCCGATCACCAAGCACAACTTCCTGGTCACCAAGGCCGACGACATCCCGCGCACCATCGCCGAGGCCTTCCACATCGCCTCCACGGGACGCCCGGGGCCGGTCCTCGTCGACATCGCCAAGGACGCCCTCCAGGCGCAGACCACCTTCAGCTGGCCGCCGCAGCAGGACCTGCCCGGCTACCGCCCGGTGACCAAGCCGCACGCCAAGCAGATCCGCGAGGCCGCCAAGCTGATCGTCCAGGCCCGGCGCCCCGTCCTGTACGTCGGCGGCGGCGTGATCAAGGCCGGCGCCACCGCCGAGCTGAAGGTCCTCGCCGAGCTCACCGGCGCCCCCGTCACCACCACCCTGATGGCGCTGGGCTCGTTCCCCGACAGCCACCCGCTGCACGTGGGAATGCCGGGCATGCACGGTGCGGTCACCGCCGTCACCGCGCTGCAGAAGGCCGACCTGATCGTCGCCCTCGGAGCCCGCTTCGACGACCGCGTCACCGGCAAGCTGGACAGCTTCGCCCCGTACGCCAAGATCGTCCACGCCGACATCGACCCGGCCGAGATCGGCAAGAACCGCACCGCGGACGTGCCGATCGTCGGTGACGCCCGCGAGGTCATCGCCGACTTGGTCCAGGCCGTCCAGGCAGAGCACAGCGAAGGCCACACCGGCGACTACAGCGCCTGGTGGAAGGACCTCAGCCGCTGGCGCGAGACCTACCCGCTCGGCTACGACCAGCCGGACGACGGCAGCCTCTCGCCGCAGCAGGTCATCCAGCGCATCGGCCAGCTCGCCCCCGAGAACACCATCTACGCCGCGGGCGTCGGCCAGCACCAGATGTGGGCCGCCCACTTCATCGACTACGAGAAGCCCGCCACCTGGCTGAACTCCGGCGGCGCCGGAACGATGGGCTACGCGGTCCCGGCCGCGATGGGCGCCAAGGCCGGCATGCCGGACCGCACGGTCTGGGCCATCGACGGCGACGGCTGCTTCCAGATGACCAACCAGGAACTCACCACCTGCGCGCTGAACAACATCCCGATCAAGGTCGCGATCATCAACAACGGCGCGCTCGGGATGGTCCGCCAGTGGCAGACCCTCTTCTACAACCAGCGCTACTCCAGCACCGTCCTGCACGCCGATGACACGGGGCACCACGTGGCCGGTTCCCAGGTCGGCGCGAGCACCACGGCGCGCCAGGGCACCCGCGTCCCCGACTTCGTCAAGCTGTCGGAGGCCATGGGCTGCTACGCGCTGCGCTGTGAGTCCCCGGACGACCTGGACAAGGTCATCGCCGAGGCCAACGCGATCAACGACCGCCCCGTCGTCATCGACTTCATCGTCCATGAGGACGCCCAGGTGTGGCCGATGGTCGCCGCCGGCACTTCCAACGACGAGGTCATGGCAGCGCGCGGCGTCCGCCCCGACTTCGGCGACAACGAAGACGACTGA